From Candidatus Rubrimentiphilum sp., one genomic window encodes:
- a CDS encoding DUF1761 domain-containing protein, with amino-acid sequence MSPKINHVAVFVSAIIFFVLSFLWYSFIFGKMYMAQIAAMTGKAPGMPASMTVPLIETFLLGWFLSYVIAIALAMRPDPNPAARGFGFGLFIGIGVFASMSFLGVIWGSLPVGLWAINAGFVTLAMAIMGYIMGAWSKPGTTAV; translated from the coding sequence ATGAGTCCAAAAATCAATCACGTGGCCGTCTTCGTTTCGGCGATCATTTTCTTCGTACTCAGTTTTCTCTGGTACTCGTTCATCTTTGGAAAGATGTACATGGCACAGATCGCCGCGATGACCGGCAAAGCCCCGGGGATGCCTGCGAGCATGACCGTGCCCTTGATCGAAACATTCTTATTGGGCTGGTTCCTTAGCTACGTCATTGCGATAGCGCTCGCAATGCGTCCCGATCCGAATCCGGCTGCTCGCGGTTTCGGCTTCGGCCTGTTCATCGGGATCGGTGTGTTCGCATCCATGTCGTTCCTGGGCGTCATCTGGGGCAGCCTCCCGGTTGGCCTTTGGGCAATCAACGCCGGTTTCGTAACCCTAGCGATGGCAATCATGGGCTACATCATGGGCGCGTGGAGCAAGCCCGGCACGACAGCGGTCTAA
- the groL gene encoding chaperonin GroEL (60 kDa chaperone family; promotes refolding of misfolded polypeptides especially under stressful conditions; forms two stacked rings of heptamers to form a barrel-shaped 14mer; ends can be capped by GroES; misfolded proteins enter the barrel where they are refolded when GroES binds) has translation MAAKELVFDESARRALERGANLLADAVKVTLGPKGRNVVLDKKFGSPTITNDGVTIAKEIELPNTFENMGAQLLKEVASKTNDVAGDGTTTATVLAQAIIREGLRNVTAGSNPLLIKRGIEKAVEIAVERMKEFSKKVEDTDTVAQVASISANDKEIGDLIALAMGKVSQRDGKVTTEGVITIEESKSMKTEVETKGGMQFDKGYISPYMATDMERMEATLHDPYILVTERKISAIADILPLLEKIVQTQKPLLIIAEDVEGEALATLVVNKLRGTFTTVAVKAPGFGDRRKEMLKDIATLTGATVISEELGLKLDKTTPEQLGSAKSVKVNKEETTIVDGSGKPDAIKGRIEQIKQQIEDTDSDFDREKLQERLAKLSGGVAVINVGAATETELKEKKHRIEDALSATKAAVEEGMIPGGGASLVHAIKAIEKYQPSKTNGAALTWADEKIGIEIIKRALEEPLRQIADNAGFEGSVQVNSVRNKDNPFGFDAMTGEIVDMFKAGIVEPLKVTRSALQNAASIGAMILTTETLIADKPEPKKEPAMPGGGMGDYGGMM, from the coding sequence ATGGCTGCAAAAGAATTAGTATTTGACGAAAGCGCCCGCCGGGCGCTCGAGCGCGGTGCCAACCTGTTGGCAGACGCGGTAAAGGTAACGCTGGGACCAAAGGGTCGCAACGTTGTTCTCGACAAGAAATTCGGCTCACCGACGATTACAAACGACGGCGTGACCATCGCTAAGGAAATCGAACTACCGAATACGTTCGAAAACATGGGTGCGCAGCTCTTAAAAGAGGTAGCGTCCAAGACGAATGATGTAGCCGGGGACGGCACGACGACCGCCACGGTACTGGCACAAGCGATAATCCGCGAAGGTCTTCGCAACGTTACCGCCGGCTCGAATCCGCTGCTGATCAAGCGCGGAATCGAAAAAGCCGTGGAAATCGCCGTTGAGAGAATGAAAGAGTTTTCTAAGAAGGTTGAAGATACAGACACGGTTGCGCAAGTTGCTTCGATTTCAGCGAATGACAAAGAGATTGGTGACCTAATCGCTTTGGCGATGGGCAAAGTTAGCCAACGCGACGGCAAGGTCACGACTGAAGGCGTGATAACGATAGAAGAATCCAAGTCGATGAAGACGGAGGTCGAAACTAAGGGCGGAATGCAGTTCGACAAGGGCTATATCTCGCCTTATATGGCTACTGACATGGAGCGGATGGAAGCAACATTGCACGATCCATACATACTGGTGACGGAGCGTAAGATCTCAGCAATTGCTGATATCTTGCCACTGCTCGAGAAGATCGTGCAAACGCAGAAACCACTACTGATAATCGCGGAAGACGTCGAGGGTGAAGCGCTGGCGACACTGGTTGTCAACAAACTTCGGGGTACATTCACGACGGTTGCCGTTAAAGCTCCGGGCTTCGGCGATCGACGTAAAGAGATGCTCAAGGACATCGCGACCCTTACTGGTGCGACCGTTATCTCCGAAGAGCTCGGACTCAAGCTCGACAAGACAACGCCCGAGCAGCTTGGTAGCGCTAAATCGGTCAAAGTTAATAAGGAAGAGACGACCATTGTTGACGGTTCAGGCAAACCGGATGCGATCAAGGGCCGAATCGAACAGATCAAGCAGCAGATTGAGGACACCGATAGCGACTTTGATCGCGAGAAGCTCCAAGAGCGGCTGGCAAAGCTATCGGGTGGCGTCGCCGTCATCAACGTCGGTGCGGCAACCGAAACCGAGCTCAAAGAAAAGAAACATCGGATCGAGGACGCGCTTAGCGCGACCAAGGCTGCGGTCGAAGAGGGCATGATACCAGGTGGCGGCGCATCGCTCGTTCACGCTATAAAGGCAATAGAGAAATATCAGCCTTCAAAAACCAACGGTGCAGCGCTTACGTGGGCCGATGAAAAGATCGGCATCGAGATCATCAAGCGAGCTCTTGAAGAACCCCTTCGGCAAATAGCTGACAATGCGGGCTTTGAAGGGTCGGTCCAAGTTAATAGCGTTCGCAATAAGGATAACCCCTTTGGGTTCGACGCGATGACTGGAGAGATCGTAGACATGTTTAAGGCCGGCATCGTCGAGCCGCTCAAAGTGACGCGCTCGGCGCTTCAAAACGCGGCTTCGATCGGTGCGATGATCCTGACGACCGAAACGCTGATCGCCGACAAACCCGAGCCGAAGAAAGAGCCGGCAATGCCCGGCGGCGGCATGGGCGACTACGGCGGGATGATGTAG
- a CDS encoding co-chaperone GroES, producing the protein MDFQPGGDQLLIELAEQEEKTASGIYLPDTAREKPHKGFVRAVGRGRENDDGKLLPMHYKVGDFVLFKKYTGSEIKIDGKEYAVISERDILGTFSKVPASV; encoded by the coding sequence GTGGATTTCCAGCCCGGCGGCGACCAACTACTGATTGAGTTGGCTGAACAAGAAGAAAAGACGGCAAGCGGCATTTATCTGCCAGACACGGCTAGGGAGAAGCCCCACAAGGGGTTCGTTCGTGCCGTTGGCCGCGGCCGCGAAAATGATGACGGCAAGTTACTGCCGATGCACTATAAGGTTGGCGATTTTGTACTCTTCAAAAAGTACACCGGCAGCGAGATTAAAATCGACGGTAAAGAGTACGCTGTCATTAGTGAAAGAGATATCTTGGGTACATTTTCCAAAGTCCCGGCAAGCGTTTAA
- a CDS encoding EAL domain-containing protein: MKPAGPAGLVSRLIIFAALTALCFIAFLGAALAQLPRLILEIYAGVGIVTITIAGKLLISDGMASIRGLTERGYNVVESIPDGFYIIDKDWRFSHVNEPAEELLRKNAGELIGARIQDVLDPLGSDLVPEMLSVRRQGLPLERVQHFQSTDKWIEIRIQPARDELLVHLRDVTERKKSELLLKATASLRLLLSQLPAVVWTVDTDLRLTSIRGAALADQRLYADDLIGAPYGASIDDPEQRRACLNELRRALAGEAVRYETRQNGRWLQNDVEPLRDAEGGVIGAIGVMLDVTDVRESAERFAKLARQDVMTQLPNRLALEESLPLLIAEAAAKGGHLAALFIDIDRFKTINDTLGHRVGDELLRSIASRLQERLINRATIYRSGGDEFVVVIEGIGDQRTVVSVATGVVNSFHEPFLIGSRELFVTASIGTSLFPQNAQTADELIAFADSAMYRAKEAGRNNVKSYDGTMHARVLERMGLEQDLRQALSRGELSLLFQPIVDIASKRIVTAEALARWKHPTLGELQPEVFIPIAEESGTIVEISRWVLTQACSTAVRIRQTAAPDFRVSVNLSPRDFYEQDCAATIGAVLAETGLPASALELEVTENIVLNDLAVATLLRIHAMGVQIVVDDFGTGYSSLNYIKRLPVHAIKIDKGFIDDVTRDPYDQGIVKAIATLAQTLGLRVIAEGIETDAQWEFVRSLNCDQAQGFLFHRPLARGDLMARIAEQEMQQPPSTTPRVVSIYRGN, encoded by the coding sequence GTGAAACCCGCCGGCCCGGCGGGCCTAGTTTCCCGGCTAATCATCTTCGCCGCGCTGACCGCGCTGTGTTTCATTGCGTTCCTTGGCGCGGCGCTGGCCCAACTGCCGCGCCTCATTCTCGAGATTTACGCCGGCGTCGGCATCGTCACGATTACGATCGCGGGCAAATTGCTGATCAGCGACGGCATGGCGTCGATTCGCGGATTAACCGAACGGGGCTACAACGTTGTCGAGAGCATTCCCGACGGCTTTTACATCATCGATAAAGACTGGCGTTTCTCGCACGTCAACGAGCCCGCCGAAGAGTTGCTGCGCAAAAATGCCGGCGAGCTGATCGGCGCGCGCATACAAGACGTGCTGGATCCGCTGGGTTCCGATCTCGTTCCCGAAATGCTTAGCGTGCGCCGGCAGGGTCTTCCGCTGGAGCGCGTCCAGCACTTCCAGTCAACGGATAAGTGGATCGAAATTCGCATTCAGCCGGCGCGCGACGAGTTGCTTGTTCATCTGCGCGACGTCACGGAACGTAAGAAGTCCGAGCTGCTCTTGAAAGCCACCGCCAGCCTGCGGCTGCTGCTTTCGCAGCTGCCCGCCGTCGTCTGGACCGTCGACACGGATTTGCGGCTCACGTCGATTAGAGGCGCGGCACTGGCGGATCAACGGCTCTACGCTGACGACCTGATCGGAGCTCCGTACGGCGCAAGCATCGACGATCCCGAACAGCGGCGCGCGTGCTTAAACGAGTTGCGCCGTGCGCTCGCGGGCGAAGCGGTGCGTTATGAAACGCGGCAAAACGGACGCTGGCTGCAAAACGACGTCGAACCGCTGCGCGACGCCGAGGGCGGCGTCATCGGCGCGATCGGCGTGATGCTGGACGTCACCGACGTGCGCGAGAGCGCCGAACGTTTCGCCAAACTGGCGCGTCAAGACGTGATGACGCAGCTGCCCAACCGTCTGGCATTGGAAGAATCGTTGCCGCTGCTCATTGCGGAAGCCGCCGCCAAGGGCGGACATCTGGCGGCGCTCTTCATCGACATCGATCGTTTTAAGACGATCAACGACACGCTCGGACACCGTGTGGGTGACGAATTGCTGCGCAGCATTGCATCGCGCTTGCAAGAGCGTTTGATCAACCGCGCGACGATCTACCGCTCGGGCGGCGACGAATTCGTCGTCGTGATCGAAGGGATCGGCGATCAGCGGACGGTCGTTTCGGTTGCGACGGGCGTCGTCAACTCGTTCCACGAGCCGTTCTTGATCGGCAGCCGCGAGCTCTTCGTAACCGCGAGCATCGGCACGAGTCTCTTCCCGCAGAACGCGCAGACCGCCGACGAACTGATCGCATTTGCCGACTCGGCGATGTATCGCGCGAAAGAAGCCGGGCGCAACAACGTCAAGTCGTACGACGGCACGATGCACGCGCGCGTGCTGGAGCGCATGGGCCTGGAGCAAGATTTGCGGCAAGCGCTCTCGCGCGGCGAGTTGTCACTGCTGTTCCAGCCAATCGTCGACATTGCGAGCAAGCGGATCGTGACCGCCGAAGCGTTGGCGCGCTGGAAGCACCCGACTCTTGGCGAGCTTCAGCCCGAAGTCTTTATTCCGATTGCGGAAGAGAGCGGAACGATCGTCGAGATCAGCCGCTGGGTGCTGACGCAGGCGTGCAGTACGGCGGTGCGGATCCGCCAAACCGCGGCGCCCGACTTCCGGGTCTCCGTCAATCTTTCGCCGCGCGACTTCTACGAACAGGATTGCGCCGCGACGATCGGCGCGGTGTTGGCCGAAACCGGCCTGCCCGCCAGCGCGCTCGAGCTCGAAGTGACCGAAAACATCGTGCTGAACGATCTGGCCGTCGCGACGTTGCTGCGGATCCACGCGATGGGCGTGCAGATCGTCGTCGACGACTTTGGCACCGGCTACAGCTCGCTCAACTACATCAAACGCCTGCCGGTGCACGCCATCAAGATCGACAAGGGCTTCATCGACGACGTCACGCGCGACCCGTACGACCAAGGCATCGTCAAAGCCATCGCGACCCTCGCGCAGACCTTGGGACTCCGCGTCATCGCCGAGGGCATCGAGACCGACGCCCAATGGGAGTTCGTCCGGTCGCTGAATTGCGATCAGGCCCAAGGATTTCTCTTCCACCGGCCGCTGGCGCGCGGCGACCTCATGGCCCGAATCGCCGAACAAGAGATGCAGCAGCCGCCCTCGACGACCCCCCGCGTCGTCAGCATCTACAGGGGCAACTAG
- a CDS encoding carboxypeptidase regulatory-like domain-containing protein: MRRHFSALCVTLLAFVPAACSMHGQSSTPALLASNNNPPGVITPLDTHGGIATSFLIGDAAPTLSGKQLAHFNLAIREVDATDGSGRFLVVAQYSSPLIVDVLQYQGGSGAAVGQTSNTQRTYGQIRFVVDPAASQAIYADNSTASLNFAYGRNTSSDSGAGNSTRTTSAGHGLVAITNTQSFTIGASAAELVNIDFNLLESLSTGNDTGGGISSGGITPMDTSGGIATNSISVRPTLFVAGNSNSGHITGTVVGSNGNGVSGAVVVAIGSSGNVGNTVATDASGGFDLHTLPSDTYQIRIYNSYTNAAGAHSSAKGSASKRDVIFGPAITVGPGQTTSAGTITD; this comes from the coding sequence TTGAGACGACATTTTTCAGCGTTATGCGTAACGCTTTTGGCCTTTGTGCCGGCGGCGTGCTCTATGCATGGGCAATCGTCCACGCCGGCGCTCCTTGCCTCAAACAACAACCCGCCCGGCGTCATCACTCCGCTCGACACTCACGGCGGCATCGCCACAAGCTTCCTGATCGGCGACGCCGCGCCCACCCTCTCCGGCAAACAACTCGCTCACTTCAATCTCGCCATTCGCGAAGTCGACGCCACCGACGGCTCCGGCCGGTTCCTGGTCGTCGCTCAGTACAGCAGCCCGCTCATCGTCGACGTCCTGCAATACCAAGGCGGATCCGGTGCGGCCGTCGGTCAGACTAGCAACACCCAGCGCACGTACGGCCAGATTCGCTTCGTCGTCGACCCGGCGGCAAGCCAAGCCATTTATGCCGATAACTCGACCGCGTCGCTCAACTTCGCCTATGGCCGGAACACCTCGAGCGATTCAGGCGCAGGCAACTCGACGCGGACCACGTCGGCCGGGCACGGACTCGTTGCGATCACCAACACGCAGAGTTTCACGATCGGCGCGAGCGCTGCCGAGCTCGTGAACATCGACTTCAATCTTCTCGAATCGCTCTCCACCGGCAACGACACCGGCGGCGGCATCTCCAGCGGCGGCATCACGCCGATGGACACCAGCGGCGGCATCGCCACTAACAGCATCTCCGTCCGCCCGACGCTCTTCGTTGCAGGCAACTCGAACTCGGGCCACATCACCGGTACGGTGGTTGGTTCGAACGGCAACGGCGTGAGCGGTGCAGTGGTCGTCGCGATCGGATCCTCGGGCAACGTCGGCAACACGGTTGCGACGGATGCCTCGGGCGGATTCGACCTTCACACGCTGCCGTCCGACACGTATCAAATTCGAATCTACAATTCATACACCAATGCGGCGGGCGCGCACTCTTCTGCGAAAGGCTCGGCTTCGAAACGTGACGTCATCTTTGGTCCCGCAATAACTGTGGGTCCAGGCCAAACGACTTCAGCCGGAACCATTACGGACTAG
- the alr gene encoding alanine racemase, producing MIGALRISIAALRHNARTLRDLAAPAKAAFVVKSNAYGHGLVRVALAIEEFADAICVYAVEEGLALREAGVKVPIMVLGPTPVEHLEEALARQLQITLWDATTYLDTVAGIARRHNSAFRVHMKVDTGIRRLGLDPRDAPKAIERALKTPGIEVAGIFSHLASAEDLDSPFTLGQLQTLESVLNAVHFDGKSHAPLRHIAASAAAMLWPQTRLDLVRFGIALYGLWPSKETRASVNGGFSLQPALSFESRVIAVRKVEPGTLIGYGGSYKAPRAMRIGVVPLGYADGIPRLLSNRGAFLVAGQRCPIAGRVCMNMTMIDLGATQARPGDPVVLIGNQGDASVTADDWADWAETINYEIVARLPSELTRIYDER from the coding sequence ATGATCGGCGCGCTGCGAATCTCAATCGCCGCGCTGCGCCATAATGCCCGCACGCTGCGCGACCTCGCGGCTCCCGCGAAAGCCGCTTTCGTCGTAAAATCGAATGCGTACGGACATGGACTCGTTCGCGTTGCGCTAGCGATAGAAGAGTTTGCAGACGCGATCTGCGTCTATGCGGTTGAAGAAGGCCTCGCGCTGCGCGAAGCCGGCGTCAAAGTACCAATTATGGTACTCGGCCCTACACCGGTGGAGCATCTGGAAGAAGCGCTCGCGCGCCAGCTGCAGATCACACTTTGGGACGCAACGACCTATCTTGACACCGTAGCGGGCATTGCGCGCCGGCACAATAGTGCGTTTCGCGTGCACATGAAAGTCGACACCGGAATCCGGCGCTTAGGACTCGATCCGCGCGACGCACCCAAAGCGATCGAACGCGCTTTGAAAACGCCCGGCATTGAGGTCGCCGGAATATTCTCACATCTCGCGTCGGCCGAAGATCTCGATTCACCGTTCACGCTCGGTCAATTGCAAACGCTGGAAAGCGTGTTGAACGCCGTGCACTTTGATGGAAAGTCGCACGCACCGCTACGTCATATCGCGGCGTCGGCCGCGGCCATGCTCTGGCCGCAGACGCGTTTGGATCTCGTGCGCTTCGGCATTGCGCTCTACGGATTGTGGCCCTCGAAGGAAACGCGCGCGTCGGTAAACGGCGGATTCAGCCTGCAGCCGGCGCTTTCGTTTGAGAGCCGCGTGATTGCGGTGCGCAAAGTAGAACCGGGGACGCTGATTGGATACGGCGGCTCGTACAAGGCGCCGCGCGCGATGCGCATCGGCGTCGTTCCGCTGGGCTATGCCGACGGCATTCCGCGACTGCTTTCCAACCGCGGGGCGTTCTTGGTGGCCGGGCAGCGCTGTCCCATCGCCGGGCGAGTCTGCATGAACATGACCATGATCGATCTCGGAGCGACGCAGGCGCGGCCGGGCGATCCGGTGGTTCTTATCGGGAACCAAGGTGATGCAAGCGTGACGGCAGACGATTGGGCGGATTGGGCCGAGACGATCAACTACGAGATCGTCGCGCGCTTACCGTCCGAGCTTACGCGAATCTACGACGAACGCTAG
- a CDS encoding citrate/2-methylcitrate synthase: MSTTGIVVDRGLEGVVVGSTLLSNVEGREGRLTYRGYDIHDLAPNACFEEVVHLLLYGHLPTKSELEALKKELGAHRMLPEPLINAMERVPKDAWPMDVLRTIVSGLAIFVPVDPHGAHVSDVHTAIELIAKVPTAVAMWDRIRRGLEPVEPRHDLSQAANFLYMCRGSEPTEVAEDAMDTYLVLLADHSFNASTFSARVTASTKADLYAAVTSAIATLEGEAHGGAASAVGRVLLEVGKPERAEAYVREVLARGERIMGMGHREYKVRDPRAQHLEAVAKKLSEISDPKWYQIARALEDASNVVLQEKKPGKNIYANVDFYTAPLFYSLGFPGDEFTPIFACGRIAGWTAHVLEQLADNRLIRPQATYSGPEVHAFEPIEQRSGNGSTAH; this comes from the coding sequence ATGAGTACAACCGGAATCGTCGTCGACCGCGGCCTTGAAGGCGTGGTGGTCGGAAGCACGCTGCTCTCCAACGTCGAGGGAAGAGAAGGCCGCCTCACCTATCGCGGCTACGACATCCACGACCTGGCTCCCAACGCCTGTTTCGAAGAAGTCGTGCATCTGCTGCTCTACGGACATCTGCCCACCAAGAGCGAGCTCGAAGCTTTAAAGAAAGAACTCGGCGCGCACCGCATGCTGCCCGAGCCGCTGATCAACGCGATGGAACGCGTGCCCAAAGATGCGTGGCCGATGGACGTGCTGCGCACGATCGTTTCAGGTCTGGCAATTTTCGTGCCGGTCGATCCGCACGGCGCGCACGTTTCCGACGTGCATACCGCAATCGAATTGATCGCCAAAGTGCCGACGGCCGTCGCGATGTGGGATCGCATTCGCCGCGGACTCGAACCCGTCGAACCGCGTCACGATCTATCGCAGGCCGCCAACTTCCTGTACATGTGCCGCGGAAGCGAGCCGACGGAAGTGGCCGAAGACGCCATGGACACCTATCTCGTGCTATTGGCCGACCATTCGTTCAATGCGTCGACGTTCTCCGCGCGCGTCACGGCATCGACAAAAGCCGATCTCTACGCCGCTGTTACATCGGCGATCGCAACGCTGGAGGGCGAAGCGCACGGCGGAGCCGCTAGCGCGGTCGGACGCGTGCTGCTCGAAGTCGGAAAACCCGAGCGCGCCGAAGCGTACGTGCGGGAAGTTCTGGCCCGCGGCGAGCGCATCATGGGAATGGGCCATCGCGAGTATAAGGTGCGCGATCCGCGCGCGCAGCATTTGGAAGCGGTCGCGAAAAAGCTCAGCGAGATTTCAGATCCGAAATGGTATCAGATCGCGCGCGCGCTCGAAGACGCGTCCAACGTCGTGCTGCAAGAGAAGAAACCCGGCAAGAACATTTACGCCAACGTGGACTTCTACACAGCGCCGCTGTTCTACAGCCTCGGATTTCCGGGCGACGAATTCACTCCGATCTTCGCGTGCGGGCGCATCGCGGGCTGGACGGCGCACGTCTTGGAACAGCTGGCGGACAACCGGCTCATCCGTCCGCAGGCAACGTATTCGGGGCCCGAAGTGCATGCGTTCGAACCCATCGAACAGCGCTCCGGCAACGGCTCAACAGCGCACTAG
- a CDS encoding amidohydrolase family protein has product MFDCRCPHVPHSDKLFAEVELLFARRSFLLGAAAAGAAMLLPWRARAAEQVTVLKAARLFDGQEMHAPGILVIKGDRIVSMHAGDAGSDAQVVDLGAATLMPGMIDCHTHVAARVVPDTYMLALMPPKTAADNVAEAALYSIRNAQQMLRNGFTTVRDVGGGAGIDLALRNAVANGAFLGPRILAAGPSLSITGGHGDTNDLPEFVHVDQPIESGVSYGPYGFRERVREHVKRHVDVIKILATGGVLSYGDVWNIPQFNLDEVQAVVDESTKFERKVAAHAHGDKGIAIAVDGGVHSIEHGTGVSEATLKKMEDRGTYLTPTIWALDSILQPGNPNKVSANGIEKAHLAATLRNEGMQRAISSRVKITYGTDAGVFPHRENNKDFALLASMGMRPIDLLRSATSHAADLLGTSDRGTLAPGKLADVIAVGDDPASNIRTLERPSFVMLGGRRVDTSRLEA; this is encoded by the coding sequence ATGTTCGACTGCCGCTGCCCGCACGTTCCGCACTCCGATAAACTCTTTGCGGAGGTCGAGCTGCTCTTCGCACGGCGCTCGTTCTTGCTCGGCGCCGCGGCTGCCGGTGCGGCGATGCTTTTGCCGTGGCGCGCCCGCGCGGCCGAGCAGGTAACGGTTCTCAAAGCTGCCCGGCTGTTTGACGGACAAGAAATGCACGCGCCGGGCATTCTGGTAATTAAAGGCGATCGTATCGTATCGATGCACGCGGGTGACGCCGGCAGCGACGCGCAGGTCGTCGATCTCGGAGCGGCAACGCTGATGCCGGGAATGATCGACTGCCACACGCACGTCGCGGCGCGCGTGGTGCCCGACACGTACATGCTCGCGCTGATGCCGCCGAAGACCGCGGCCGACAACGTTGCCGAGGCCGCACTCTACAGCATTCGCAACGCGCAGCAAATGTTGCGCAACGGGTTCACGACTGTACGCGACGTCGGCGGCGGCGCCGGGATCGATCTGGCGCTGCGCAACGCCGTTGCCAACGGTGCGTTTCTGGGACCGCGCATTCTTGCGGCCGGGCCGAGCCTTTCAATTACCGGCGGACACGGCGACACCAACGACTTGCCGGAGTTCGTGCACGTCGATCAGCCGATCGAAAGCGGAGTGTCGTACGGGCCGTACGGCTTCCGAGAGCGCGTGCGCGAGCACGTCAAACGTCACGTTGACGTCATCAAGATATTGGCGACCGGCGGCGTGCTGTCGTACGGCGACGTCTGGAACATCCCGCAATTCAATCTGGACGAAGTGCAAGCGGTCGTGGACGAATCCACAAAGTTCGAGCGGAAGGTCGCGGCGCACGCGCACGGCGACAAAGGCATCGCGATCGCGGTCGACGGCGGCGTTCATTCGATCGAACACGGAACCGGCGTCAGTGAAGCGACGCTGAAAAAAATGGAAGATCGCGGCACGTATCTCACGCCGACGATCTGGGCGCTCGATTCGATTCTGCAGCCCGGCAATCCGAACAAAGTCTCCGCGAACGGAATCGAAAAAGCGCACCTGGCCGCGACGCTGCGCAACGAGGGCATGCAGCGAGCGATTTCGAGCCGCGTGAAGATTACGTACGGAACCGATGCCGGCGTCTTTCCGCACCGCGAAAACAATAAGGACTTCGCGCTGCTGGCGTCCATGGGAATGCGGCCGATCGATCTGCTGCGATCGGCGACGAGCCACGCCGCCGACCTGCTCGGAACGAGCGACCGGGGCACGCTGGCGCCGGGCAAACTCGCCGACGTCATTGCGGTCGGCGACGACCCGGCCTCCAACATCCGCACGCTCGAGCGCCCGTCCTTCGTCATGCTCGGCGGCCGCCGGGTGGACACCTCGCGCCTAGAGGCGTAA
- a CDS encoding D-alanine--D-alanine ligase: MKKKKARVAVVMGGSSAEREISIQTGSGVMRALESLGYAAQSLDYDRRFIDAIRDVAPDAVFNALHGPGGEDGQVQGILDYLGIPYTGSGLEAAALAMDKHLTKKLLSGEGLPTATWDLFDLSGGTLPLLPGSLNLPLVVKPRFQGSSAGVSIVRTHEEWTKAMIAAAGEYAEIIAEEFIAGREFTCGILGEEALPVVEIVSNAGEFYDFDSKYQAGGSTHIVPADIDPDLAARIGMLALSAHRLLGLRDYSRTDFIVSQEGRPYILEINTLPGLTPTSLLPDACNALGIGYNALIDRLLGYALSRNGERVLTK, from the coding sequence ATGAAAAAGAAAAAGGCCCGCGTGGCCGTGGTGATGGGCGGATCGAGCGCCGAGCGCGAGATTTCGATCCAGACCGGATCGGGCGTCATGCGCGCGCTCGAATCGCTCGGATACGCGGCGCAGTCGCTGGATTACGACCGGCGCTTCATCGATGCGATTCGCGACGTCGCACCCGACGCGGTCTTCAATGCGCTGCACGGACCTGGCGGCGAGGACGGACAGGTGCAAGGCATCCTCGATTATCTCGGCATTCCGTACACGGGCAGCGGGTTGGAAGCGGCGGCGCTGGCGATGGACAAACATCTGACGAAGAAGCTGCTGTCGGGCGAGGGTCTGCCGACGGCCACCTGGGATCTCTTCGACCTCTCCGGCGGCACGTTGCCGCTTTTGCCCGGATCGCTGAATCTGCCGCTCGTGGTCAAGCCGCGCTTTCAAGGCAGCAGCGCGGGCGTTTCGATCGTACGCACGCACGAAGAGTGGACGAAGGCTATGATCGCGGCTGCCGGAGAGTACGCGGAGATCATCGCCGAGGAGTTTATAGCCGGACGCGAGTTCACGTGCGGCATATTGGGCGAGGAAGCGCTGCCGGTCGTCGAGATTGTTTCGAACGCCGGCGAGTTCTACGACTTCGACTCGAAGTATCAGGCCGGTGGCAGCACCCACATCGTGCCGGCGGACATCGACCCCGATCTCGCCGCGCGCATCGGCATGCTGGCACTTTCAGCTCACCGCCTACTCGGGCTGCGCGACTATTCGCGCACGGATTTCATCGTGAGCCAGGAAGGGCGTCCCTATATCTTGGAAATCAACACCCTACCCGGCCTGACGCCGACGAGCCTCTTGCCCGACGCGTGCAACGCGCTCGGCATCGGTTACAACGCGTTGATCGACCGGCTCTTGGGCTACGCGCTCTCCCGCAACGGGGAACGCGTTCTTACGAAATGA